One Capsicum annuum cultivar UCD-10X-F1 chromosome 2, UCD10Xv1.1, whole genome shotgun sequence genomic window carries:
- the LOC107861060 gene encoding uncharacterized protein LOC107861060 codes for MGTDWAPSVIAVGLFILLSPGLLFQLPSRTRFCEFGNMYTSGISVLVHAILYFCLFTLLIVAFNLHIWSDFTFPPVKI; via the coding sequence ATGGGAACAGATTGGGCACCATCGGTGATAGCCGTGGGATTGTTCATATTATTGTCACCAGGACTGTTATTCCAGCTGCCATCAAGAACAAGATTTTGTGAGTTCGGGAATATGTATACCAGTGGGATATCAGTACTTGTTCATGCAATcttatacttttgtttatttaccCTTTTAATTGTCGCCTTTAATCTTCACATATGGTCCGATTTTACCTTCCCTCCCGTTAAGATTTAG